The window TACTCTTTGGATCAAGCAGTCTATAAGCTTTGGAACCGGGTTCTGTTCCGAGGTGAACAAGAGTCCTAGATCTATCGTCCAGTTTCCGGAGGTGTGGTGCATCAACCTTTGCATAGCCGATACAACCAAAGATTCTCAGATGCTTTATGCTTGGTTTCCGACCTTTGAACACTTCGTATGGTGTCTGAGAATTCAGTGTCCGTGTTGCCACCCTATTGATGAGATACGTAGCGTGCCTTATCGCCTCACCCCAGAGATAGTTAGGTATGCTCATGTGCTTTAAGATACTCCTTGTCATCTCCAACAAGGTTCTATTGCGTCGTTCTACTACTTTGTTTTGCTGTGGCGTGTAAGGAGCGTATAAGTGTCTTTGAATTCCTGCAGCCTCACAGAACTCATAGAAATCCTTAGATGTGAATTCTCCACCTCTGTCCGTTCGAAACGTCTTGATGTTTGTCTTCGCCTCCTTTTCCACCATTGCCTTAAAGCTCTTGAATTTTTCAAAGGCATCACTCTTTTCTTTCAAAAGGATTGTCCACATATAGTGAGAGTGATCATCCACAAGTACGAATATGTACCTATTCCCTGCTGCTGTAGCTGGCGAGATTGGTCCGCATAGGTCTCCATGAACGAGTTCTAGGTTTTCCTCTGCTCGATAAGTGGTTGCTTGGGGAAAGGCTTGACGTGTTTGCTTCCCTAACAAGCAAGATTCGCATGTTTCCTTTTCCACAGCGATTTTAGGTATTCCTAGGACCAGTTCCTTTCGTATCATCAGCTTCACTGACTCAAGACCAATGTGACCTAACCACGCATGCCATCTCGCGGAATCACTCTGCACCTCCATCTTCAAGCACTTTGTGTTGCCTACCTCCATCAGTACCTTGTAGAGGCGATTTCTTGATCTTTTTGCTCTTACTATCAAATTGCCGCCTTTATCATGTAATGTTAGAtagtcttctctcatccttaTATCGCAACCCGCTTCCGTAGCTTGGCCAAGACTAATAATATTGCTCTTTACAATCGGAATGTAGTAGACATTAGATAGTAGCTTCTTTTCTCCGGTTTGTGTGACAAACAAGATAGAACCCCTGCCTTCGATGTTGATTCTTGAATCATCACCAAACCTTACCTTCCCTGTAATAGTTTCATCAATACTCTTGAAGTAGCTTTTGTTTCCTGTCATGTGATTGCTGGCGCCGTTATCGAGATACCAAATTCTGTCCCCATCCATGCTTGACTCAAACACCTTAGGTTGCACGTTTTGTTCATTGAGATATACTACTTCGTGCATCATTAAGCCATCAGCTTCTTGTGTCTCATCTTCTCTAGTTTCTTGTGTCTCCTGCAACTTGAGCAATCTGTCGGGACAAGTGGCTGCAAAGTGACCTATTTTGTCACACCTGAAGCATGTAACCTTGGTCGGATCCCTGCTATCCCAATATGATCTGCCACCACGTCCCCGTCCTCTGTAATATACTCGTCCTCCTCGTCCTCTTCCTCTGTACTCACCATGGTAATCACGATTTGACTGTGTTTCCATGTTAGCGTACATCAGTTTCTTTGATTGTTGTCTTCgttctctccttcttcttcttcttctcgtatACGTTCTTCATAGGTTTTTAAACGTCCTATGATATCTTCAAAGCTAGTTCATTTTAGGTCAAGGATTTGCTCGAGTGATGCAACGATATGTATATACTTCGTTCTCGGTAGACTTGTCAAAAACTTCTTAACCAGCTTCCTCTCTTCCATGTTTTCTCCTAATGCTGCTGATTTTGATGAGATCTCAGATAACTTCCCAACAAATTCATCGATGCTTTCGTTCTCCTTCATCTTGAGACGTTCAAATTCAGCCATAAGGGTCTGTAGTCTTgcttctctaaccttctctGCTCCTATGTGTCGAGCCTTAATGGCATCCCATACCTTCTTTGCACTTTCCAGCTCACCGACTTGCAGAATTAGGGCTTCTGGAACAGACTGAAACAGAAGCGCCGTTGCCATGTCGTTTTTGTCCACTGCGTCTGATTCATTCTCCACAACCTCCCATACTTTATGAACTTTGAGAAGAAGTTTCATCCTCATAGCCCACACCGTATAGTTCATTGTGTTCAGCATAGGGCAAGAGATCGACGATGGCCCTCGTTCCTCTTTTGTCTTGACCGCTACTATATCTCCCATGATCGCTttcttgctctgataccaaatatagttTTAGGGTTTGCGTATGAACTCAAATAAAGAACTCTCTTTATTCAACTCTCTTAAGGAAACACTCAAAAACCATAAGCTTCTCAAACACAAACTCTCTTAGCTCTCAAAGGTATGCAACACTCTTGCAACTCTTTATATAGATATCAtatttcctaaactcattaggaaaCTATCCtaatcctaaactcattagaaTTGGTATAACTTAAAGCCCAAGTTAGCTTCATGTTTCTCTCCAACAACCTGTCATCAAAAGCGTTTTTATACCAAACCGAGATACTGTTCCACAGATAGATCCGACCGCTAAGCCAAACACCAGTCCATTCAACTATCAACTTAAACCGCCAGCAtcttaatatacataaatattttgaaatattactcACAGTACCCCAATATTCTAATGCataaaccataaaaaaaaaacacagaccAGAGACTCACTAACAAAACAGAGCAGAGCTTCAATATGGTTAAATAAACCAACAGTTTTATTCCATCTCCCTGACATAATCAGAGGCAACTTAATATAGGAAGCCCACCACTTATTCATAAATTTAGATTAACGAAAACACCCGCCAAAAAACCTAAACCTGATCTGGTTTAGCCTTCGTAGGCACATTCTTTTGGAGAGCTGGACCCTTCTCTCCCACCTTGCTAAGATGCTTTGCCATAACCCTCTTCCTTGGAGATGCAAAACATTGGACAACTCTCTTCTTCGCATTCCCGCCCATCAAAGCAGCATGGATCttaccattctttttttttttggccctGACGTCCTTTCTCCCCTACTATCTCCACATCCTCCTCACCTTGAGGAGCTTCCTCTACATCAAGAGCCTCCTCTGTCACCATCTCCATTTAGGTTTTACACATCAAATATTTAGATAAATGTAAGATGATTTGAATAaatcatttttcttattttgattCCTATGCTATGAAATCCAATAATGTTAAATTGTTGATATTTAGCTGTAGGAAAACAAGATTCTAACCCAAACATTCATGGAAAAGGTGAGGCAGTATAAGGTGAGGCAGCATTCTGGGGaccagtttttgtttttttgtttttaatttaaaaacttttatataaactacttttaattaattttaattacgttttaattgatatttaaataattcatttagttattattttgtaaaataatcaatgtaaaaacaaatattctAATTAAAGATGTCAGTGGTCAGTGGTCGGTAATTCACGACGAACACGATGGTTGGGATTTCTCGAGGGACCATGGTGTTCAGAATTCTCGACCGAACACAGTGGTCGGAATTCCTGACTGCTGTCGGAATTACCGACCGACCACGGTGGTCGGGAATTCCCAATGGTCGACGATTGTTAGGATTTTCCAATGATCGACAGTGGTCAGAAATTCCAGACAGTCAATTGTTGACGATGGACAGTTGTTGGGAATTGCTGATGATCGTCAAGAATTCGAGAATTTCGACAAACATCAGTGGTTGGCAATTTCCTATGAGTTTCCAACAAATGTTTCCTAAAGATAAACCTATCAGAAATTCGAGAGGAGTCGCTTATTTTCTTTTACTCTATGATTATGTCTTCAGGAAGTAGCTTACTTTTTCACTCTCTTATATACAGAGGCGAATCTAGGATTTTTATAAACTGGGTGCACCCATTcataataaaagaaacaaaacatatgAAGGCATCGAACCCAGGTTTTCATGGGTGCACTATCTAAGCTTTTACCATCTATTCTAGCATTATTATGATAAATTTTCTCacaaaatcaaaacataaatataattacGGGTGCACTTGCACCCTTAGTGTTTCAAGTGGCTTCGCAGTTATATACCAACCCAGCTATACCTTGATTTTTTAAGTTAAATTTTATTGGTAAATCGGTTTATTTGAACATTGTATATGTATAACTATGACCGAGAACAAAAACAATTAATGAAACAACAAATTATTAcacattttaaagttttatgcTTAGAAGAAATGGCATCTGATCTGAAAAAGCTGGATCAGAATACTTCCCAGTTAAGATCTGATCTGAAACAAAATGGTTTGCAGCTTCGGTATAGTGAATTCCATCCCAGTTTATGTACTCAGAACTATCATTGCATGCTTTGGCCGTTACTGTTGTCCCATCTAAGACTTTAGTTTGGCCACACGAAATGCGGCTATCATAATTTAGAGGTGCTCCACCAGTTCCACAACAGACCTTTATGGGGTTTTCAAAACCTGAAACAACCAAAACGTGTTACTTAACAAAAAATTTCAAGATTTTTAGATCAAAACTTTTTGATATGGAGATTATATAGCGATGAAATTCTTACCGTATTGAGAATAGTTAGCGATGAGATTGGATTTGATCAAGAAAATATCAACGTAAGTAACATTTGAATCAGGGAATTGGGCTTGAAATTTGTTCGAGAGGGCATGTAGTTGAAGATTGAACAGTTTGGCTGCTTGGTTATGGGAACTAACACATCCAAACTGATCAAGCTTTGTTGAATCTGTCCCAAATTTGGCAATATTTTGAGCCAAACATCCTAACGGTCCTGTGTTGTGTATCCAAAAGTTTCTAGCTCCTTCTTCATACAGCCTCTGCCGAAGTAATTagtatttaattttgttaaagcCTATTAAATGGATAGGTGAAACAACAACGtgattttttcataatttttaatcaaacaaGACATTGTCATATAAAAATCGtgtaatataaatataacatatCTACTTTCACCAAATGTATATATACTCTATCAAAATTATGTTAAAACTAGATGATTTTTTCGTGCTCAtgcatgaatatatattaataaaataaatatattataatgattgattgatattttatttttagtttaaaattattttataatttatattataatattatattattttaattagacatGTGAATTTATATATAGTCGTATTTGTTATCACTTAGATATATTGAATTGCATTTACTTATCcgaattcaactataatattttttgttctcAATAGAATAacattttgattaattttgtgatttgcttttaaatttttattaaattaaaattttaattaaaaattactaaataagaaaattgtaatagtatttaaatataaaaatttaaaattattaaagacaTCTCTGTAATTAACCAGTATGAGAACTAACGTGAGTGCAACACATATGAAACCGacttatcaaataatattttagatattatgagTTTTTGTTAAACTTTTAGTCTCCTGTAAAACATACTTTACcttcatatgattttttttatcagaaaAAGATATACATTTAGTTTTCCATATAGTAATAACAAATTCATCTTTGAAATATCTTATATTtcgttttacaaaattaaattcatcTTAATTATTTCAGAGTTTTCTTTTGTACCCGAAATAATGATTTTACCTTTAGCCCAGCTTCAAAAGTTTCAAGAGTGGAAGGAATAGAGGCAAGAACTTGGTCAAGAGTCTTGGAGTAAAAGGCACCAGCAATATCATTTTGGCCTATGTCAATCAGGTATAGTCCTTTTGCATAATAATCAGATGGTGGCAAGTACTTTTCATATCTCCTTCCTGtcaaatttatcaaaaaaaaactctgCTTTGTTTATACATCATATAGTATGACACCTAACATCCCACCAACAGCATTTTCAAATTAGCCCCACCTGTTTTAGCAAGTAGTTCAAGTGCCCTAGATTTGAACCGAATAAATTGAGAGATTTGAAGATCAAAGGAGAAGGGAGAAACAGAGGTCGGGTTTGCGGGAAGAATGGTGGATCCGGCTGCTGCAAAGTTACACCCTTTTTTGAAATTCGGTAAACCTAGTGAATCCAAATAAGGATTTAGAAACGGCATGTCCATTGCATCCACT of the Brassica rapa cultivar Chiifu-401-42 chromosome A03, CAAS_Brap_v3.01, whole genome shotgun sequence genome contains:
- the LOC103848263 gene encoding GDSL esterase/lipase At1g54790 isoform X2 gives rise to the protein MRISFVVFVFVTIYIQKSNSVDLKYLSAFNFGDSNSDTGDLVAGLGVHLDLPNGQNYFKISSQRFCDGRLVIDYLMDAMDMPFLNPYLDSLGLPNFKKGCNFAAAGSTILPANPTSVSPFSFDLQISQFIRFKSRALELLAKTGRRYEKYLPPSDYYAKGLYLIDIGQNDIAGAFYSKTLDQVLASIPSTLETFEAGLKRLYEEGARNFWIHNTGPLGCLAQNIAKFGTDSTKLDQFGCVSSHNQAAKLFNLQLHALSNKFQAQFPDSNVTYVDIFLIKSNLIANYSQYGFENPIKVCCGTGGAPLNYDSRISCGQTKVLDGTTVTAKACNDSSEYINWDGIHYTEAANHFVSDQILTGKYSDPAFSDQMPFLLSIKL
- the LOC103848263 gene encoding GDSL esterase/lipase At1g54790 isoform X1 translates to MAPTVNKLSVVLFIFISFLSSTLSIILKYPAIVNFGDSNSDTGNLISAGIENVNPPYGQTYFKLPSGRYCDGRLIVDFLLDAMDMPFLNPYLDSLGLPNFKKGCNFAAAGSTILPANPTSVSPFSFDLQISQFIRFKSRALELLAKTGRRYEKYLPPSDYYAKGLYLIDIGQNDIAGAFYSKTLDQVLASIPSTLETFEAGLKRLYEEGARNFWIHNTGPLGCLAQNIAKFGTDSTKLDQFGCVSSHNQAAKLFNLQLHALSNKFQAQFPDSNVTYVDIFLIKSNLIANYSQYGFENPIKVCCGTGGAPLNYDSRISCGQTKVLDGTTVTAKACNDSSEYINWDGIHYTEAANHFVSDQILTGKYSDPAFSDQMPFLLSIKL